The segment GTCAAAGGAAGACAAGGCATTGGGGTCCAAGGTGATCCTTACCTCATTTTCAGCGCCACCTTCCACAGAAATGGAGGCAATGCCATCCACGCTGCTCAATTGAGGTTCTATATCCTGTTCTGCCAATTGCTTTGCCTTTGTCATTTCCCCGGAAGGATCGGTTATGGCAAGCTGCACGATTGGAAGGTCGCTTGGATTAAAGCGAAGGACCCTTGGGAGATTCGCACCAGGAGGCAGAAAGTCCCTGACTGAATCAATGCGCTCACGCATATCTAACGATGCAAAATCCATGTCCGTCCCCCAGGTGAAGGAGACGAGTACAAGCGAACCTCCTGTACGGGAAATGGATGTGACAGATTCCACATTAGGGAGAGTGCTCATGGCGTCCTCCAGTGGAGAGGAAATCAGATTTTCTATTTCCTCGGGCCCAGCCCCCTCATAGGTGGTGGTGACCGCTACGATCGGAAACGTCAGTTCCGGAAACAAATCGACCGGCATCCCGCGCATGCTGACCGCGCCGAGAATTAACATAAGTATAATCACCATTGACATGGCAATGGGACGTAATACGGAAAGCCTCGCTATTTTCATTTATTAGGTTCACTCACTTTGTTCTGATATTTCAGCACCGTCTTTTAAGCGTTCTTTTCCATTAACTGCTACTGTCTGACCTTTTTTCAGACCTTCAATAATTTGCATATATTCATTGTCTCTAAAGCCTGTGGTTACATCTTGTCTTACTGCTTTGCCTTCTTCAATGATATAAACATATGAATTGGTTTCTTCATATAAAATGGCATCCATCGGGACGACCGTCTGTGCTTCAAGATTATCCACCGCGACAAATGCTGTTGCCCTCATGCCGCCTTTAATGGCTGACTCGGTATTGCTGATCGGTACTGTAACAGAAAACATATTGGTCTGTTGGTTTACTGTAGGCGAGACCGTTTCGATTTTTGATTCAAACGTCTCTGCAAGCCCTTCAAAAGAAATCGTTGCATCCTGACCAGCCTTCAACTTGCTTACTTGGTAGCTGTTCACTTGGAAGGTTGCTGCAATGGTGTCTAATTGAATAATCGTACCAATTGGCACATTAGGGGAAGCAATACCATCAGCGACGACATTCAGTTCTGAGACAATACCATCTATCGGACTAGTGATGGAGGTGGCATCCGCCATCTGCTGCGCCTGTTTCAAACCTTGTCGGGCCTGGTTCAATTGTGCTTCCATTTCCATAGTATTAAACGTAGGTATTTGTTGGACCTGGCTTGCTGCATTCGCAAGCTGAGCCTGTTTCACCATTACATCAACTGTACTTTGCACCAGATCAAGTGAAGTGACGGCGCCTGTATCCACACCATCCAGAAGCGCTTGAGATTTTTCTAAACTTTGGTTTAATTCTTCTTGTAACTTGGGTATATCAGAAAGAGAGGCCTGATTCTCAGCTGCCTGCTGTACTTCTTTCATTTTAGAAAGGGCATTTTCTAATTCTGTCACTGCACTCTGAGCTTGATTCACCTGCTCGGTTGCGGCTTCAGAATCCAATGAAACAATCAAATCGCCCTTTTTTACTATATCACCAATTTTTACATGAACAGATTCAACGGTAAGGGGGGAGGTAGTTAGGAGTGGTACTTGTGTTTCCGGTACAGCCAGTCCCACCAACTCAATGGTATTGCTGATGTTCTTTTCCGTCACTTCAGCAACTGTAACCGGGATTTTATTGGTCTCTGTATTCTGGCTTGTAATCTCTTTCTGACTGCAAGCGGTTGAAAATAAGAGCACGAACATAGCTGGAAGCAGCCAATACTTTTTCAACATATATCACCTCATACTTATCTTGTCTAAATATAAAACTAACATGTATTACAAACCCTTACAATTACTAACTATCGGACGGTATTCGAAAGCGTTCAATTGTTACTACTTTGTGAACATACAAAAAAAGAATGAGGACTGACTTCATTTTTATGAAACTTTCAAGGACAACCAAACGTCTGTATATATGTAAGGCAAGCAGTAAGTAAAATTAGTAAAATATTTAAATGGTCTATAAGAATTCCCCTTTAGATTGTAGTGCAAGGTGTGAGACTCCTGAGGGAGATAGCGGTAGCTTGAGACCCCCGAGCGAAGTGAGGAGGCTCAAGCACCGCCCCTAGGAAAGCGAACACCTGGAACGGAAATCTAAAGGGAGTAAAAGTAGAAAAATTTGAACATGTTGTGACAACTCGTCCGACTTTAAAAATACTATACCTTTTTAGTCGGAAATCGTGTATAATAAACAATAGATATTACTTCTTTAGAGTAATTTCAAATTGAGAGCGATTCACAATTAGAAACGTTCAGCATGTTCTTTTCGAATAATACTAGATAAAAAGGAGAGGAAAGTTCATGGTAACCCTATATACATCTCCAAGTTGTACTTCTTGTCGTAAAGCGAAAAATTGGTTAGAAGAACATAACATTCCATATACAGAAAGAAACATTTTCTCTGAGTCCTTATCCATCGATGAGATTAAAGAGATTTTGCGAATGACGGAGGACGGAACTGATGAGATCATCTCAACTAGATCTAAAATCTTCCAAAAACTGAATATAAATGTGGAAGCAATGCCACTTCAAGAATTATATTCTGTCATCAAAGAACACCCAGGTCTTTTGAGAAGACCAATCATTATAGACGAAAAACGACTGCAAGTAGGGTACAACGAAGATGAAATCCGCCGCTTCTTACCAAGAAAAGTAAGAACGTTCCAATTAAGAGAAGCACAGCGCTTAGTGAATAGCTAATATAAACAAAAAACTTCTACATGCATGCCATGTAGAAGTTTTTTTATCCCTATAGTTTCCTTATTGAGGAGGTTTAAGTACCGCTCACTGGATAAGCGAACACCTGAAACGTCAGAGTTGAACCAGCAATGCCAATCAGCGAATCTTTAAAAGCTGTTTCTTAAGCACTCCGGTATAAACTAACACGCCTGCTATTAGTAAAAAGGGAAAAACCATTTGCCAGTCGCCAGCTGGAAGCATCACAGAAACCCGTGGCTCATTAATAATCATCTTACCGGCCGTGTAGCATAGAATGCTTGCTCCAAAATAAATAATTATAGGATATTTCTCCATTGCCACTAATATAATCTTACTCCCCCATATAATGATTGGAATGGAAAATACCAATCCAATGATTACCAAATAAAAATTACCGTGTGCAGCACCGGCAACTGCCATAAAATTATCGATTCCCATGACTATATCGGCAACCACAATGGTCTTAATGGCGACTCCAAGTGAGCTGCTACCCTTTACAAGCGTCTCTTCTCCTTGGTCCATGATTAGTTGTACAGCTATATAAATCAACAATATCCCACCAACAAACTGGAGGAATGGGATCGCTAAAAGGTATACTGCTCCAACAGTCAGTATGATCCTGCAAAGGATAGCAAGCAGTGTTCCAATGACAATCGCTTTATTCCGATAACGTTCTGGGAGATTTCTGCATGCTAGTGCTATGACGATGGCGTTATCTCCGCCTAGTACAATATCAATACCTATTATAATAAGAATGGAAGTAATCAGTTCTAGCTCCACTATATCGCCCCTTCTTGTCCCAGTCCTATATAAATATAGTGGTTTAGAAAGGATAATATGACTGATTATTTAATCGCGTTGGGCATTTTAACGATTTTTGAATTTATGAGCATTTTTGTTTCCATTCTTCCTTTTTTTATCATAAAATAACAGTACAAGTATAAAACTTTATAGTACAATGTGCTTTATATATGTTGCGGTCATGGTACAGCTTAGAAGGCTGGGTACTTGAGGTCACAAATCGTCTCTAACCGGGATGCATACTATCTATGTTTTTTGCCTAATGGACCGGAACCAACCGCATACGCTTTTCTTTTTGCATAGAATGTAGGTTTACTCACTATGCTAAATGGATAAATTGAAACAATAAGGTATGAGAAAATTGTGGAGGGTCCCTTCCAAGGAAAGACGGAGGAAAATGAGGAGCGGACAATAAGAGACTGACATATCTCATGGAAAGCATTTATCAATATGAGGTTTGTTCGAAAAAGAGCACGCTAATCATTTACCTATTCAGAAGGGAGTTGTAAAGAATGGAAATTGAACGTATCAATGATCATACAGTAAAATTTTACATTTCATATGGTGATATAGAGGAGCGCGGATTTGACCGTGAGGAAATCTGGTATAACCGTGAACGCAGTGAAGAACTGTTCTGGGAAATGATGGATGAGGCGCACGATGAAGAGGATTTTATGGTGGAAGGACCACTATGGATCCAGGTTCAGGCCCTTGATAAAGGGTTGGAAGTCATCGTGACCCGAGCCCAACTATCAAAGGATGGAAAAAACTTTGAAGTCCCAGTTTCAGATGATAAGAGAATTGACATACCAGTCGATGAAAGAATAGAGGCACTTCTGGACCAACATTTCAATTCCGCCGCAAAAGCAGATGAATCAAAGGACGAAAAGTTGGATGAGGAAAAAGATCTTCTTCAGTTCATGATCCGATTCAAAGATTTGGAGTATATCATTTCTGCTAGTCATCGTCTGCAACACTTAGAGAATCTAAGCAACGATTTATACTTCTATGAGAAGAACTATTATCTCTATGTCGATTTTTCAAGTGAACACTATACCGATGAGGCAATCGATAATGTGTTAAGTGTATTACTCGAATTTGGAGAAGAGTCGGCCATCTCCATTCACCGTCTGCAAGAGTATGGATCGGAAGTTGCCAGGGATGATGCAATGAAGGAAATGACCAAACATTTTCCTCTAAAATAATGGGAGACCGATTTCACGATGTTGAAATCGGTTTTTTTCAAATTCAGGATAGTTTAATTGATCAGAGCACTTTTGCTTTTGGATGAGGAGATGAGATTCATTTGAAAAACACCATTCGGGTTATTGTATTTATTTTAGTCATCGGGGCGATTTTATTCGCCACTCAAGGTCTTTGGGAAGGATGGCTACTCGGATCCATTTCCGTATTTTTTACGATATCCGTCGTTTTTATCGCTTTCTTAATTTCACTGGAAAACCGACACCCTACCAGGACGTTGACATGGCTTGTCGTTCTTGGAAGTTTTCCTGTACTTGGTTTCTTTTTTTACTTGATTTTTGGAAGGAATGTAAGGAAGCGAAGACTATTCCAAAGAAAAGCATTACTAGATAAAGAAGTGCTGGAAGAAGTGGAAGGATCCAGGGAGTACTCAGAAGAAGATATGCGACTTCTTGATGAAAGCAAGAAAGGTATGTTCCAATTGTCTCAAAACATTGGTAGAAGTCCCATTTCCTTTGAAACAGAGACCGTGGTACTGACAAATGGAAATCAGACCTTCACAAGAATATTGGAGGAAATCAGCAAGGCAAAACATCACATTCATTTTGAATATTATATTGTTAGAGACGATGAGATCGGTACGCAGATTAAGGAGTTACTCATCGAAAAAGCTAAAAGCGGCGTGCAGGTAAGGTTTCTATTCGACGCAGTGGGCAGCTTTCAATTAGGAAGTAGATACATAAAGGAACTTCGTGCGGCAGGAGTGGAGATCATTTCTTTTTCTCCAGTCAGGATACCAGTATTCAATAACAAAATTAACTTCCGTAATCACCGCAAAATAATTGTAGTGGATGGGGATGTAGGATTTGTGGGTGGATTGAATATAGGGGATGAATACCTCGGACGGGATGATTACTTTGGCTTTTGGAGGGACACGCACCTTTATGTGAGAGGGGAAGCGGTAAGGACCCTTCAGCTCATTTTTTTGCAGGATTGGTATTATGCAACCGACGAATCCCTCCTCACTCCAACCTATCTGACCCCAACACCTGCCGATGAGAAAAAATATGGTGGCGTTCAGATGATAGCGGGGGGACCGGACCAGGAATGGGAAGTAATTAAAAGCTTATATTTTTCCATGATTACTTCTGCGAGAAAGTCCATTTGGATTGCATCTCCTTATTTTGTACCTGATGATGATATTTTTACCGCTCTCAAGGTGGCAGCTTTAAGTGGATTGGATGTAAGGTTGCTTGTACCGAAAAGGCCGGACAAGCGAATAGTCTATTATGCCTCCAGATCATACTTTCCTGAAATGATGGAGGCAGGTGTGAAAATCTTTCAATATGAAAAAGGATTTCTTCATAGCAAGGTCGTGATTGTAGATGACCAAGTTGCTTCCATCGGGACTGCCAATATGGACATGCGCAGCTTCCATTTGAACTTCGAGGTAAATGCTTTCCTTTACAATACGGATAGTGTGGAGACACTGGTGGAGGATTATGAACAGGATCTTCATGATGCAAAACCGATTGCAAAAGAGGTATTCGCAAACCGTCCATTTTATCAGAAGGTGTTTGAATCGTTGTCTCGATTGGCGTCTCCGCTACTATAGGTGTTAAGCTACATGCAAATAATAAAATGCTGGATTTCCCGGCATTTTATTTTTTTGAAGATTTTTGCAGGAATTTGACTTATCGTGACGAAAAGGAACAGAGGAAAGAAAATATGAATAGGAAAGGTGTGTTTGAATGTTTGTTGCCAAAAAAAAAGATGGTTCCTACTTTTCCCTTTTGGACTGGAAAAGAAGAGAGGAGTTGGAATGTATGACTAAAGAGGAGACCTTTTACTGCCCGGCCTGCAACAGCGCGCTTTTACTTAAGCAAGGTCAGGTCCGCCGAATCCACTTTGCCCATCAATTTAACTCCTGCACAGCATCCTCTGATCCCGAAAGCCCTTATCATCTTGAGGGAAAAGTTAAGTTATATGAAAGTCTCCTTCCATACAACCAACCAATTCTAGAACATTACATTCCTAACTCCAATCAACGCGCAGATGTATACGTGGAAACAGACTATGGCAGATATGCTTTTGAGTTTCAATGTTCAAACCTTTCTGCAGCAGATTTCAATAGGCGCACAAAACTCTATGAAAAAGAAGGAATTCTCCCTATCTGGATCATCGGACACCAAAAGCTGGGGCCGCATGACAGGAACGTTTCCCCGCTCAAATTATCACCATTTCAATGGCGGTTTCTGCAAAGACCTTCTCCCCAAAGTCCACCATTCATCTTGAGTTTCTGCCCACAACGCTCTTTATTTTCCTATCACCAACCCACTTTCTCCATTAATAGTTCCACCACGTATTTGAACTCCCAACCAAGTGAACATTGGTTAGAAAAGCCTACCCTTATAAAACCACATGCACCTTTATGGAAAGAGCACTACCTTCACTATAAAAAGAAATGGAGATATCAATATTCGTTTTATAAACCTCACCAGAAACTTAGAAGTTACTGCTATGGGAAGATGACAATTCCCTTGTCCCTTTTCCCTTCAGAAATTGGTCTCCCGGTATCATCCTTTTATCATATACACACTTCCCTTATTGAATGGCAGGCATGGTTATATTTTGATTCTATCTACCATACCGCTACTTTTTCATTGATCCACTTACCTTCTGTGTTAAAAAACTTCCGTCTCCGTTTAAAGACTTCCGATATTACTTTAAGAAATTTACCACTTGTGAAAGTAGGTTCCTATGAGGATGCGGTTGTGGAGTATCTGAATGCTTTAGTGGGATTAGGGATGTTAAAAAGGGAAACACCCACCATCTACCGCGTGCTCCAAAAGAGTTTGTCCCTATCATCATTGGAGCAAGCACATATACAGGACCGGTTAGTTCTGGAAACCTTGTTAAGAACAAAACAATCTACCGGTTATTAAAAGAAAAAAGGGAATAATAAGGTTGCGTCGAATAATTAATATGGATGCATTTTTTATTTTCGAAGGGGGTTTAACAATGGCGGAACAGACTGCTGTTAAGAAATTACAAGAGCGAAAAGACATTTCTGTGGAAGATACATGGAGATTAGAAGATATTTTCTCAAGTGATGAGGCTTGGGAAAAAGAGTTTCAAGAAGTAAAGGGTATGATTGCAAAGATCAAGGATTATGAAGGAAAGCTATCCGAATCCGCAGATACATTATACGAAGCATTGCAATATCAAGATTCTATTTCCAGCCGATTAGGAAAGCTATATACATATGCTCATATGCGTTATGACCAAGATACGACCAATTCTTTTTACCAGGGATTGAATGATCGAGCGACAAACTTGTACACACAAGTGGCAAGTGCCCTATCATTCGTCGTACCTGAAATCCTTACGATGAAGGAAGAGGAAATCGCAAAGTTCCTTCAAGAAAAGAAAGAGCTAGCTCTATATGAGCATACCTTGGACGAAATCAACCGTCAGCGCCCACACGTGTTATCTGCAAAGGAAGAAGCGCTTCTTGCTGAAGCATCCGAAGTATTATCTGCTTCCTCCAATACATTCGGCATGCTTAATAATGCCGATATCACATTTCCGTCAGTAAAAGACGAGAGTGGGGAAGAAGTAGAAATCACCCACGGCCGTTATATCCGCTTCCTTGAAAGCGAAGACCAAGAAGTGCGCAAAAATGCATTCAAAGCTGTCTATGAAACATATGGACAGTATCGAAATACGTTCTCGAGCACACTTGGTGGGGCTGTGAAAAAAGACAACTTCCAAGCGAAGGTCAGAAACTATGATTCTGCCCGTCAGGCTGCATTAAGCAACAATAATATCCCGGAAACGGTCTACGACAACCTGGTGAATACAATCAACAAAAATCTTCACCTGTTGCACCGCTATGTGGACCTACGTAAAAAAGTCCTTGGCGTAGAAGAGTTGCATATGTATGACCTTTACACGCCACTTGTCAAAGAGGCGAACATGAATGTGTCCTATGAAGAGGCGAAGGATTATTTATTGAAAGGCCTTGCACCACTTGGACAAGAATACCTTGATATTGTTAAAGAAGGCTTTGATAACAGATGGGTGGACGTTCAAGAAAACAAAGGCAAGCGATCTGGTGCATACTCTTCCGGAACATATGGTACAAATCCATATATCCTGATGAACTGGCAGGACAATGTGAATAACCTATTCACACTTGCCCATGAGTTCGGACATTCCGTACACAGTTATTACACAAGGAAAACACAACCATAC is part of the Sutcliffiella sp. FSL R7-0096 genome and harbors:
- a CDS encoding efflux RND transporter periplasmic adaptor subunit codes for the protein MLKKYWLLPAMFVLLFSTACSQKEITSQNTETNKIPVTVAEVTEKNISNTIELVGLAVPETQVPLLTTSPLTVESVHVKIGDIVKKGDLIVSLDSEAATEQVNQAQSAVTELENALSKMKEVQQAAENQASLSDIPKLQEELNQSLEKSQALLDGVDTGAVTSLDLVQSTVDVMVKQAQLANAASQVQQIPTFNTMEMEAQLNQARQGLKQAQQMADATSITSPIDGIVSELNVVADGIASPNVPIGTIIQLDTIAATFQVNSYQVSKLKAGQDATISFEGLAETFESKIETVSPTVNQQTNMFSVTVPISNTESAIKGGMRATAFVAVDNLEAQTVVPMDAILYEETNSYVYIIEEGKAVRQDVTTGFRDNEYMQIIEGLKKGQTVAVNGKERLKDGAEISEQSE
- the spxA gene encoding transcriptional regulator SpxA codes for the protein MVTLYTSPSCTSCRKAKNWLEEHNIPYTERNIFSESLSIDEIKEILRMTEDGTDEIISTRSKIFQKLNINVEAMPLQELYSVIKEHPGLLRRPIIIDEKRLQVGYNEDEIRRFLPRKVRTFQLREAQRLVNS
- a CDS encoding TerC family protein, encoding MELELITSILIIIGIDIVLGGDNAIVIALACRNLPERYRNKAIVIGTLLAILCRIILTVGAVYLLAIPFLQFVGGILLIYIAVQLIMDQGEETLVKGSSSLGVAIKTIVVADIVMGIDNFMAVAGAAHGNFYLVIIGLVFSIPIIIWGSKIILVAMEKYPIIIYFGASILCYTAGKMIINEPRVSVMLPAGDWQMVFPFLLIAGVLVYTGVLKKQLLKIR
- the mecA gene encoding adaptor protein MecA, coding for MEIERINDHTVKFYISYGDIEERGFDREEIWYNRERSEELFWEMMDEAHDEEDFMVEGPLWIQVQALDKGLEVIVTRAQLSKDGKNFEVPVSDDKRIDIPVDERIEALLDQHFNSAAKADESKDEKLDEEKDLLQFMIRFKDLEYIISASHRLQHLENLSNDLYFYEKNYYLYVDFSSEHYTDEAIDNVLSVLLEFGEESAISIHRLQEYGSEVARDDAMKEMTKHFPLK
- the cls gene encoding cardiolipin synthase: MKNTIRVIVFILVIGAILFATQGLWEGWLLGSISVFFTISVVFIAFLISLENRHPTRTLTWLVVLGSFPVLGFFFYLIFGRNVRKRRLFQRKALLDKEVLEEVEGSREYSEEDMRLLDESKKGMFQLSQNIGRSPISFETETVVLTNGNQTFTRILEEISKAKHHIHFEYYIVRDDEIGTQIKELLIEKAKSGVQVRFLFDAVGSFQLGSRYIKELRAAGVEIISFSPVRIPVFNNKINFRNHRKIIVVDGDVGFVGGLNIGDEYLGRDDYFGFWRDTHLYVRGEAVRTLQLIFLQDWYYATDESLLTPTYLTPTPADEKKYGGVQMIAGGPDQEWEVIKSLYFSMITSARKSIWIASPYFVPDDDIFTALKVAALSGLDVRLLVPKRPDKRIVYYASRSYFPEMMEAGVKIFQYEKGFLHSKVVIVDDQVASIGTANMDMRSFHLNFEVNAFLYNTDSVETLVEDYEQDLHDAKPIAKEVFANRPFYQKVFESLSRLASPLL
- a CDS encoding competence protein CoiA family protein; amino-acid sequence: MFVAKKKDGSYFSLLDWKRREELECMTKEETFYCPACNSALLLKQGQVRRIHFAHQFNSCTASSDPESPYHLEGKVKLYESLLPYNQPILEHYIPNSNQRADVYVETDYGRYAFEFQCSNLSAADFNRRTKLYEKEGILPIWIIGHQKLGPHDRNVSPLKLSPFQWRFLQRPSPQSPPFILSFCPQRSLFSYHQPTFSINSSTTYLNSQPSEHWLEKPTLIKPHAPLWKEHYLHYKKKWRYQYSFYKPHQKLRSYCYGKMTIPLSLFPSEIGLPVSSFYHIHTSLIEWQAWLYFDSIYHTATFSLIHLPSVLKNFRLRLKTSDITLRNLPLVKVGSYEDAVVEYLNALVGLGMLKRETPTIYRVLQKSLSLSSLEQAHIQDRLVLETLLRTKQSTGY
- the pepF gene encoding oligoendopeptidase F; translated protein: MAEQTAVKKLQERKDISVEDTWRLEDIFSSDEAWEKEFQEVKGMIAKIKDYEGKLSESADTLYEALQYQDSISSRLGKLYTYAHMRYDQDTTNSFYQGLNDRATNLYTQVASALSFVVPEILTMKEEEIAKFLQEKKELALYEHTLDEINRQRPHVLSAKEEALLAEASEVLSASSNTFGMLNNADITFPSVKDESGEEVEITHGRYIRFLESEDQEVRKNAFKAVYETYGQYRNTFSSTLGGAVKKDNFQAKVRNYDSARQAALSNNNIPETVYDNLVNTINKNLHLLHRYVDLRKKVLGVEELHMYDLYTPLVKEANMNVSYEEAKDYLLKGLAPLGQEYLDIVKEGFDNRWVDVQENKGKRSGAYSSGTYGTNPYILMNWQDNVNNLFTLAHEFGHSVHSYYTRKTQPYPYGNYSIFVAEVASTCNEALLNDYLLKTIDDDKKRLYLLNHYLEGFRGTVFRQTMFAEFEHKIHELAQNGEALTADLLTETYYELNKKYFGENITIDEEIGLEWARIPHFYYNYYVYQYATGYSAATALSKQILEEGQPAVDRYLEFLKAGSSDYPIEVLKKAGVDMTDSNPIEEACKVFEEKLKEMEELLS